The following are encoded in a window of Epilithonimonas zeae genomic DNA:
- a CDS encoding Gfo/Idh/MocA family protein, which translates to MIKAGLVGAGHLGKIHLRLLNQSEKYELVGFHDKDSENGRKLEAEFGYKYFESLEELLNEIEMLDIVTPTLYHYDYAIKAIEKGIHFFIEKPVTQTLEQAEEILQKCNQFGIKAQVGHVERYNPAFIGAKDYIKNPMFIEIHRLAEFNPRGTDVSVVLDLMIHDLDILLSLVKSKVKLIHASGVSVVSKTPDICNARIEFENGCVANLTTSRISMKAMRKSRFFQQDAYVSVDFLEKKSEVIRMKPAPENPSNFDMIIENAEGEKNQILFEYPNIQPNNAILDELESFANAIKYDVPVQVSLEDGTEALKVALEIVRLIQK; encoded by the coding sequence ATGATAAAAGCAGGACTTGTAGGAGCGGGACATTTGGGGAAAATCCATTTGAGATTACTTAATCAATCTGAGAAATATGAACTCGTTGGTTTCCACGATAAAGACTCAGAAAACGGCAGAAAACTGGAAGCGGAATTCGGTTATAAATATTTTGAAAGTTTGGAGGAACTTTTGAACGAAATCGAAATGTTGGATATTGTAACGCCAACACTTTACCACTACGATTATGCCATAAAAGCAATTGAAAAAGGCATTCATTTTTTCATTGAAAAACCTGTAACACAGACTTTGGAACAAGCGGAAGAAATTCTTCAAAAATGCAACCAATTTGGAATCAAGGCGCAAGTTGGTCACGTGGAAAGATACAATCCAGCGTTCATTGGTGCTAAAGATTATATTAAAAACCCAATGTTCATTGAGATTCACAGATTAGCGGAATTCAATCCGAGAGGAACGGATGTTTCTGTGGTTTTGGATCTGATGATTCACGATCTGGATATTTTGTTGAGTTTGGTAAAGTCGAAAGTGAAATTGATACACGCAAGTGGTGTTTCCGTTGTGAGCAAAACGCCGGACATTTGCAACGCCAGAATTGAGTTTGAGAATGGTTGTGTTGCGAATTTGACGACGTCAAGAATCTCAATGAAAGCCATGAGAAAATCGAGGTTTTTCCAGCAGGATGCTTACGTTTCTGTTGATTTCTTGGAAAAAAAATCTGAAGTTATCAGAATGAAACCAGCGCCTGAAAATCCGTCTAACTTTGATATGATTATCGAAAATGCGGAAGGCGAGAAAAACCAGATCCTTTTCGAGTATCCGAACATTCAGCCGAATAATGCAATTCTTGATGAGTTAGAAAGTTTTGCCAATGCTATCAAATATGATGTTCCCGTTCAGGTTTCTTTGGAAGATGGGACGGAGGCTTTGAAGGTTGCTTTGGAGATTGTGAGGTTAATACAGAAATAG
- a CDS encoding KTSC domain-containing protein, with product MKRIAEHRKLLGVDKTATLKDLKTIYRNTMKDTHPDKFINDEAGKLEAEEKSKSVIEAYHFLVSINEETQEKYKEEYTETITNSIITDFYLEKSILKVQHLNGKMFEYIGVPRNTYIKMVNSDSPSRFARRHIYGNFIYRKSGEAMAD from the coding sequence ATGAAACGAATTGCTGAACACAGAAAACTTCTTGGCGTTGACAAAACTGCCACTTTGAAGGATCTAAAAACCATCTACAGAAACACGATGAAGGATACACATCCTGATAAATTCATCAATGATGAAGCCGGAAAACTGGAAGCGGAAGAGAAAAGCAAATCTGTGATAGAAGCATATCATTTCTTAGTCAGCATCAATGAGGAAACTCAGGAAAAATATAAAGAAGAATACACGGAAACTATTACCAACTCAATTATCACTGATTTCTATCTTGAAAAATCAATTTTGAAAGTGCAGCATTTGAACGGAAAAATGTTCGAGTACATTGGTGTTCCAAGAAATACTTATATCAAAATGGTTAATTCTGACTCACCCAGTCGTTTTGCAAGAAGACATATCTATGGCAATTTTATCTATAGAAAGTCTGGTGAAGCAATGGCAGATTAA
- a CDS encoding META domain-containing protein, with protein MKKLFFTSILALTIVSCTSRVGNASKVGKSQASVTGTQWVLADDITNKPTLLIEQNRISGNAGCNNYFSDAVIDTSAGNFSAKNIGSTRKMCNNMMTENSYLGVLKEVNKYVVTETTLELYKDNLLLLKFNKQQ; from the coding sequence ATGAAAAAACTTTTTTTTACATCTATATTGGCTCTAACCATTGTTTCTTGTACCAGCAGAGTAGGGAACGCTTCTAAAGTGGGAAAGAGTCAGGCATCGGTTACAGGTACACAATGGGTTCTGGCAGACGATATTACAAACAAGCCAACTCTATTGATAGAACAAAACCGAATTTCTGGAAATGCAGGCTGCAACAATTATTTTTCTGATGCCGTAATTGATACTTCTGCAGGTAATTTTTCTGCGAAGAACATCGGCTCTACAAGAAAAATGTGCAACAATATGATGACGGAAAACAGTTATCTTGGCGTTTTGAAAGAGGTTAACAAATATGTAGTGACAGAAACTACATTGGAATTGTATAAAGATAATTTGTTGTTGTTAAAATTCAATAAACAACAATAA
- a CDS encoding 3-hydroxyacyl-CoA dehydrogenase family protein encodes MKNIVVIGAGTMGNGIAHTFAQSGFQVSLVDVKQENLDKAIKTIITNLDRIIAKGNLTEEEKATTLGNITTFSDLKEAAPNADLIVEAATENLDLKLKIFTQIDELAPENCILATNTSSISITQIAAATKRPDKVIGMHFMNPVPIMKLVEIIKGYSTSKETFDTIFKMSKQLGKVPTEVNDYPGFVANRILMPMINEAIETLYNGVAGVEEIDTVMKLGMAHPMGPLQLADFIGLDVCLAILNVMYDGFKNPKYAPNPLLVNMVMAGKKGVKSGEGFYDYSESKKAEKVSKMFLK; translated from the coding sequence ATGAAAAATATTGTTGTAATAGGTGCCGGAACTATGGGAAATGGCATTGCGCATACCTTTGCTCAAAGCGGATTCCAGGTAAGTTTGGTAGACGTGAAACAGGAAAATCTTGATAAAGCCATAAAGACCATCATCACCAATCTTGACAGAATTATTGCCAAAGGAAATTTGACCGAAGAAGAAAAAGCCACTACACTTGGCAACATTACAACATTCTCAGATTTGAAAGAAGCTGCTCCTAATGCTGATTTGATAGTAGAAGCAGCAACGGAAAACCTGGATTTGAAATTAAAAATCTTTACTCAGATTGATGAGTTGGCGCCAGAAAACTGTATTCTTGCGACCAACACTTCTTCTATATCTATTACTCAGATTGCAGCAGCAACAAAACGTCCTGATAAAGTCATCGGAATGCACTTTATGAATCCTGTTCCAATTATGAAATTGGTAGAAATCATCAAAGGTTATTCGACTTCCAAAGAGACTTTTGATACGATTTTCAAGATGTCTAAACAATTGGGAAAAGTTCCTACTGAAGTGAACGATTATCCAGGATTTGTAGCCAACAGAATTCTGATGCCAATGATTAATGAAGCTATCGAAACCCTGTACAACGGTGTTGCTGGTGTTGAAGAAATTGATACCGTGATGAAATTGGGAATGGCACATCCAATGGGACCTTTGCAATTGGCAGATTTTATTGGACTTGATGTTTGTCTGGCAATCCTGAATGTGATGTACGATGGTTTCAAAAATCCTAAATATGCCCCAAATCCATTATTAGTCAATATGGTAATGGCCGGCAAGAAAGGCGTGAAATCGGGCGAAGGTTTCTACGATTATTCTGAAAGTAAAAAGGCTGAGAAAGTTTCGAAAATGTTTTTAAAATAG
- a CDS encoding DNA adenine methylase → MNYIGSKNKLSDFIRQSVYQVVGKDLSNKIFCDLFAGTGIVGRNFKAETKKVISNDFEFYSFVLNRNYIGNHQEINYENLINELNSIEGKSDFISEEYSENGKSERLYFSEENGKKIDAIRQKIEDWKISGKINEDQYYFLLCSLLEAADKIANTASVYGAFLKQIKKSAQKKLELQPANFELTKNKHEVYNEDANELIKKIEGDILYLDPPYNARQYGANYHLLNTIAKYDNFSPKGKTGLRNYQKSKYCSKIEVSKSFEDLIENAKFQHIFLSYNNEGLMTESEIRNILSKFGKYDIFTTEYQRFRADKEENRNHKASETIEYLYYLLKE, encoded by the coding sequence ATGAATTACATCGGTTCCAAAAACAAACTTTCGGATTTTATCAGACAAAGCGTTTATCAAGTTGTTGGTAAAGATTTATCCAACAAAATATTTTGCGATCTCTTCGCCGGAACCGGAATTGTCGGACGAAATTTCAAAGCGGAAACCAAGAAAGTCATCAGCAACGATTTTGAATTTTATAGCTTTGTTCTCAACCGAAATTACATCGGAAATCATCAGGAAATCAATTATGAAAATTTGATTAATGAATTGAATTCAATTGAAGGAAAATCTGACTTTATTTCAGAAGAATATTCTGAAAACGGAAAATCGGAACGACTTTACTTTTCTGAGGAAAACGGAAAAAAAATTGACGCTATCCGACAAAAAATCGAAGATTGGAAAATCTCGGGAAAAATCAATGAAGATCAATATTATTTTCTGCTTTGCTCACTATTGGAAGCGGCTGATAAAATCGCCAACACGGCTTCGGTTTATGGTGCGTTTTTGAAACAAATCAAAAAATCGGCGCAGAAAAAATTGGAACTTCAGCCTGCCAATTTTGAATTGACCAAAAACAAACACGAGGTTTATAATGAAGATGCCAACGAATTAATCAAAAAAATCGAAGGCGATATTCTTTATCTCGATCCACCTTACAACGCGCGACAATACGGCGCCAACTATCATCTTCTAAACACGATTGCGAAATATGACAATTTTTCTCCAAAAGGAAAAACGGGATTGAGGAATTATCAAAAATCAAAATACTGCAGCAAAATAGAGGTTTCAAAAAGCTTCGAAGACCTCATCGAAAATGCAAAATTTCAACATATTTTCCTAAGCTACAACAACGAAGGATTGATGACAGAAAGTGAAATTAGAAATATACTTTCCAAATTCGGGAAATATGATATATTTACAACCGAGTATCAGCGTTTCCGTGCAGACAAGGAAGAAAACAGAAATCATAAAGCTTCGGAAACGATAGAGTATCTTTATTATCTTCTAAAAGAATAA
- a CDS encoding ankyrin repeat domain-containing protein yields the protein MKYYKLLLIIMAFSFFGCKKETYVPIECMDFHQLVAKNDINRVEYHLKNRMNPNCIINAGVTPIMTAAVYNRTDVIDFLISYNAEINKQTDSGWTALLYAAENGNYQAVDLLIKKGANINLKLKGGENASTQACYKGHFKVAKLLLDKGIDVNTSDNEIGLNALIMTSDVGNLELVKTILPLTDNIDHQNKYGETALMRAAMKGHYDVAKYLLEMKSNKSIKDTFGNDALFYANKFDQQRLVELLSN from the coding sequence TTGAAATATTACAAATTATTATTAATCATTATGGCTTTTTCTTTTTTTGGATGTAAGAAAGAAACTTATGTTCCAATTGAATGTATGGACTTTCATCAACTTGTTGCTAAAAATGATATTAATCGAGTTGAATATCATTTGAAAAACAGAATGAATCCAAATTGCATAATTAATGCTGGTGTAACTCCTATAATGACTGCAGCCGTATATAATAGAACTGATGTAATTGATTTTCTAATATCATACAATGCCGAAATCAACAAACAAACGGATTCTGGTTGGACTGCTCTTTTATATGCTGCAGAAAATGGCAATTATCAAGCTGTAGATTTACTTATAAAAAAAGGAGCTAATATCAATTTAAAATTAAAAGGAGGAGAAAATGCATCAACCCAAGCCTGCTACAAAGGGCATTTTAAAGTTGCAAAACTGCTTTTGGATAAAGGAATTGATGTAAATACTTCAGATAATGAAATTGGATTAAATGCCTTGATAATGACATCTGATGTAGGAAATTTGGAGTTGGTTAAAACAATCCTACCACTCACGGATAATATTGACCATCAAAATAAATATGGAGAGACAGCTCTTATGAGAGCAGCAATGAAAGGACATTATGATGTTGCAAAATATTTACTTGAGATGAAATCGAATAAATCAATAAAAGATACCTTTGGAAATGACGCTTTGTTTTATGCAAATAAATTTGATCAACAAAGACTTGTAGAACTACTAAGTAACTAA